In one Fimbriimonadaceae bacterium genomic region, the following are encoded:
- a CDS encoding cytochrome P460 family protein, with translation MALLGMGGVLASVSALALFRGQNPSPPDRLGEVRMFHTWTRVNPEPVEIGYRADALCVNPSPELRHKAESNPHRFKTITVWVNAQGKRTMMRGGTFPVGSVIVKEKRQEKTGPVELSTVMIKRPRGFNPSCGDWEFAVLDRSGEKVQARGKLSTCQACHVEQVKTDYVFRGYVPKNPDPR, from the coding sequence GTGGCTCTCCTTGGCATGGGCGGGGTGTTGGCTTCTGTTTCAGCCCTCGCCCTGTTCCGTGGCCAGAACCCCTCGCCCCCAGACCGCCTTGGCGAGGTGAGGATGTTTCACACGTGGACCCGGGTGAACCCCGAGCCCGTGGAGATCGGCTACAGGGCGGACGCCTTGTGCGTCAACCCGAGCCCCGAACTCAGACACAAAGCAGAGTCCAACCCGCACCGCTTCAAGACCATCACGGTTTGGGTGAACGCCCAGGGCAAGCGCACGATGATGCGGGGCGGGACGTTTCCCGTTGGCAGCGTGATCGTGAAGGAGAAGCGCCAAGAGAAGACCGGACCGGTCGAACTCTCCACGGTCATGATCAAACGCCCGAGGGGTTTCAACCCCTCTTGCGGAGATTGGGAGTTCGCCGTGCTGGACCGCTCGGGGGAGAAGGTGCAGGCCCGGGGAAAGCTCTCCACGTGCCAGGCTTGCCATGTGGAACAGGTCAAGACCGACTACGTGTTCCGTGGGTACGTGCCGAAGAACCCCGATCCGAGATGA
- a CDS encoding ABC transporter permease, whose amino-acid sequence MWTGFFVLIVLVIYRNTDSVAGWSRGDAFVLIASCFLLESLHSAFCFSLLEIPEQVRKGTLDFVLVKPVDPQFWVSLRRFNFSQGGTMLAGVGLLIAGMVMTGQHPSPAQWIAYVSLLLSGLILFYSFNLALMTLGIWLVRVDNLWVLSESVLQVSRFPLDIFGVSLRRLLTYALPLAFIATIPTRQLIQGLDVPMLTLGLVWSLGALAAARAFWKFALTRYQSASS is encoded by the coding sequence GTGTGGACGGGGTTCTTCGTCCTCATCGTCCTCGTGATCTACCGGAACACGGACAGCGTCGCGGGCTGGTCCCGCGGAGACGCGTTTGTGCTCATCGCAAGCTGTTTCCTGTTGGAATCTCTTCACTCGGCGTTCTGTTTTTCGCTCCTCGAAATCCCCGAGCAGGTGCGCAAGGGCACGCTGGATTTCGTGCTGGTGAAGCCGGTCGATCCCCAGTTCTGGGTTTCGCTCCGTCGCTTCAACTTCAGCCAGGGCGGAACGATGCTGGCGGGCGTGGGCCTGCTGATCGCCGGGATGGTCATGACCGGGCAGCATCCCTCGCCGGCACAGTGGATCGCCTACGTCTCCCTGCTTCTCAGCGGGCTGATCCTCTTCTACTCGTTCAACCTCGCCCTGATGACGCTCGGGATCTGGTTGGTTCGTGTGGACAATCTCTGGGTGCTCAGCGAATCGGTGCTCCAGGTGTCCCGCTTCCCGCTCGACATCTTCGGCGTCTCGCTGCGGCGGTTGCTGACCTACGCCCTCCCCCTCGCCTTCATCGCGACTATCCCGACGCGCCAGCTCATCCAGGGGTTGGACGTGCCGATGCTGACCCTTGGATTGGTGTGGTCCCTGGGTGCCTTGGCCGCCGCCAGAGCGTTTTGGAAGTTCGCGCTCACGCGCTACCAGAGCGCGTCGAGTTAG
- a CDS encoding LptF/LptG family permease: protein MKHLDRYVLRELVVPFLIGTIAVVLMFQANQLIAQFKAFSLQSVPASAILQSLMFRTPSYLVMTLPVGMALASSLAMSRLARESELTAIRGAGVRLLRVILPVAAFGLVVSLANFYLVERVVPVAQREARKVEQQVALLSAGPEFQSNVTVRLRAFTAFIGTVNRAPDGSILLSNVMLVERPRVGEIVFYLADFGDYQKGNWSLPKARIWTFKGERVQHFQVRDFRIEEPITVDQLFLDPAPEEQTAAQLQKAIDEGERFGRDTRSLRVAYYVRYSVPAACLVFAIVGPVFAIWLSRSGFVGVLLSIVLVFLYYNVHVVSTEIFGKEGWLSPVVAAWLPNVLFAVLGLIGLRRLE, encoded by the coding sequence GTGAAACACCTCGACCGCTACGTCCTGCGCGAGCTGGTGGTGCCATTTCTGATCGGCACGATCGCCGTGGTGCTGATGTTCCAGGCAAACCAGCTCATCGCGCAGTTCAAGGCCTTCTCGCTGCAGTCCGTGCCGGCGTCCGCCATCCTCCAAAGCCTGATGTTCCGCACACCCAGCTATCTGGTGATGACGCTCCCGGTGGGCATGGCGCTCGCGTCCTCGCTGGCGATGTCGCGCCTCGCGCGCGAATCGGAGCTGACGGCGATCCGCGGCGCCGGGGTGCGGCTGCTTCGCGTGATCCTGCCCGTGGCGGCCTTTGGCCTCGTCGTCTCCCTCGCCAACTTCTACCTGGTGGAGCGCGTGGTGCCCGTGGCTCAACGCGAGGCGCGCAAGGTGGAACAGCAGGTCGCCCTGCTCAGCGCGGGGCCGGAGTTCCAGTCCAACGTGACGGTGCGGCTGCGCGCGTTCACGGCGTTTATCGGGACGGTGAACCGCGCGCCCGACGGTTCGATCCTGCTTTCCAACGTCATGCTCGTCGAGCGTCCCCGGGTCGGCGAAATCGTCTTCTACCTCGCGGACTTCGGGGATTACCAGAAGGGCAACTGGAGCCTTCCCAAGGCCCGCATCTGGACGTTCAAGGGCGAGCGGGTGCAGCACTTCCAGGTGCGCGATTTCCGCATTGAAGAGCCCATCACGGTCGATCAGCTCTTCCTCGATCCCGCGCCCGAAGAGCAGACCGCGGCCCAGTTGCAGAAGGCCATCGACGAGGGCGAGCGCTTCGGTCGGGACACGCGATCCCTGCGGGTCGCGTATTACGTGCGCTACAGCGTGCCGGCCGCGTGCCTCGTGTTCGCCATCGTCGGGCCGGTGTTTGCGATCTGGCTCTCGCGGAGCGGGTTCGTGGGGGTGCTCCTCAGCATCGTGCTCGTTTTTCTCTACTACAACGTGCACGTCGTGTCGACGGAGATCTTCGGAAAGGAAGGGTGGCTGAGTCCGGTGGTGGCGGCTTGGCTGCCCAACGTGTTGTTTGCGGTCTTGGGTCTGATCGGCCTTCGGAGGTTGGAGTGA
- the plsY gene encoding glycerol-3-phosphate 1-O-acyltransferase PlsY encodes MTFELAIWFVFAYFLGAVPFGVLTARRYGVDLFQVGSGNVGATNVYRALGKKPALLVFVLDVLKGLVPAMIVRARTGSEEWALAVGLFAVLGHSLSPFLNFKGGKGISTGLGALLGSSPAVALSAFGAFLISFGLSGYVSLSSVVSAVAMIGFGLLYGRSATLMGVFGALGVWVTVRHLPNIRRLLAGTEAKFSLSDSKEKAASQRGGPLADAPEDPGGASEK; translated from the coding sequence ATGACATTCGAGTTGGCTATCTGGTTCGTGTTCGCCTACTTTCTGGGTGCGGTTCCTTTCGGGGTCCTGACCGCGCGCCGGTACGGCGTCGACCTGTTCCAGGTCGGAAGCGGCAACGTGGGGGCCACCAACGTCTACCGCGCGCTTGGCAAGAAGCCGGCTCTCTTGGTGTTTGTCCTCGACGTGCTGAAGGGTTTGGTGCCGGCGATGATCGTCCGGGCCCGCACGGGTTCTGAGGAGTGGGCGCTGGCCGTGGGCTTGTTCGCGGTACTTGGGCACTCGCTCTCCCCATTCCTCAATTTCAAGGGTGGCAAGGGCATCAGCACGGGCCTGGGCGCCCTTCTCGGAAGCAGCCCCGCGGTCGCGCTCTCGGCCTTCGGCGCGTTCCTGATCTCGTTCGGACTCAGCGGCTACGTGAGTTTGTCCTCGGTCGTCTCTGCCGTGGCGATGATCGGCTTCGGCCTGCTGTACGGACGATCGGCCACGCTGATGGGGGTTTTTGGGGCGCTGGGGGTGTGGGTGACGGTCCGGCACCTTCCCAACATCCGGCGCCTCCTCGCCGGGACCGAAGCGAAGTTCTCGCTGAGCGATTCGAAGGAGAAGGCGGCCTCGCAACGGGGAGGTCCATTGGCAGACGCACCGGAAGACCCGGGAGGCGCGTCCGAGAAGTAG
- a CDS encoding endonuclease III: MRWRSSDIEGLVSRLEAVYGRPRFISRFDPLEELVSCILSQHTTDAKSFPAFTRLRATFETWQDVVDAGPERVADTVRTAGLANQKARNIVRCLQEIHQRNGAYTLEPLRGMPMLDARAWLQSLPGVGPKTASIVLCFSFGMGAIPVDTHVYRVAWRLGMIPETLGEAKAHDALLRLVAPDLAFRFHTSLIQHGRLTCRAPLPLCEECAVPDLCRWKQKGGPEKRRKELQQRRRGKKRS; encoded by the coding sequence ATGCGCTGGCGGTCGTCCGACATCGAAGGCTTGGTCTCGAGACTCGAGGCCGTCTACGGACGCCCCCGGTTCATCAGCCGGTTCGACCCGCTGGAGGAGCTGGTGAGCTGCATCCTCAGCCAGCACACCACCGACGCCAAGAGCTTCCCGGCGTTCACGCGCTTGAGGGCCACGTTCGAGACGTGGCAAGACGTGGTCGACGCCGGGCCTGAGCGCGTTGCGGACACCGTGCGGACGGCCGGGCTGGCCAATCAGAAGGCGCGCAACATCGTGCGCTGCCTTCAGGAGATCCACCAACGGAACGGCGCGTACACGCTGGAGCCGCTGCGCGGCATGCCCATGCTCGACGCCCGCGCCTGGCTCCAGTCGTTGCCCGGCGTCGGTCCGAAGACCGCCTCGATCGTGCTCTGCTTCTCGTTCGGGATGGGCGCCATCCCGGTGGACACCCACGTGTACCGCGTCGCGTGGCGACTTGGGATGATCCCGGAGACCCTGGGAGAGGCCAAGGCCCACGACGCGCTCCTTCGGCTGGTCGCTCCCGATCTCGCCTTCCGGTTCCACACCTCCCTGATCCAACACGGGCGGCTCACGTGCCGGGCCCCGCTTCCCCTGTGCGAGGAGTGCGCCGTGCCCGACCTCTGCCGCTGGAAACAGAAGGGCGGTCCGGAGAAGCGCCGCAAGGAGCTGCAACAGCGTCGGAGGGGCAAGAAGCGTTCATGA
- a CDS encoding PEP-CTERM sorting domain-containing protein produces the protein MNKSLFVLAAMATVSVVGAQSLFNNADGRGLMGPEGLATETRAAGGFYSRITDPGILYGFGTALDFIMADDFTVGAGGWNVTSVTNFLYMTGSTGTAGATGSVNGTTVEIHANNGGAVGSLLFSGTFQSAVYTNIYRTAPAANDDTRQVQKVVSTFANVHLDPGTYWLTIEATGTGASGPWAPPLTAAGQLKPSGSTNSQQFDPSVPGWVPGIDNGSGEAQDVPFWIDGQPVPEPATMMALGLGAAALLRRRKKA, from the coding sequence TTGAATAAGTCTTTGTTTGTCTTGGCCGCTATGGCCACCGTGTCGGTGGTCGGCGCCCAGTCGTTGTTCAACAACGCGGATGGCCGTGGGCTCATGGGCCCCGAGGGGCTCGCTACGGAAACCCGAGCGGCGGGTGGGTTCTACAGCCGGATCACGGACCCCGGCATCCTCTACGGATTCGGGACGGCGCTCGACTTCATCATGGCCGACGACTTCACCGTCGGCGCCGGTGGCTGGAACGTGACCAGCGTCACGAACTTCCTTTATATGACAGGCAGCACCGGCACCGCCGGGGCCACGGGATCCGTGAACGGAACGACCGTTGAAATTCACGCGAACAACGGTGGCGCCGTGGGCTCGCTCCTGTTCTCGGGGACGTTCCAGAGCGCGGTGTACACGAACATCTACCGCACGGCTCCCGCCGCCAACGATGACACTCGCCAGGTCCAGAAGGTCGTCTCGACCTTTGCCAACGTGCACCTGGATCCGGGTACCTACTGGCTGACGATCGAGGCGACGGGCACGGGTGCGTCGGGCCCCTGGGCTCCTCCGCTGACGGCCGCCGGACAACTGAAACCGTCCGGCAGCACCAACTCGCAGCAGTTCGACCCGAGCGTTCCCGGTTGGGTGCCTGGCATCGACAACGGTTCGGGCGAAGCCCAGGACGTGCCGTTCTGGATCGACGGCCAGCCCGTTCCGGAGCCTGCCACGATGATGGCTCTCGGCCTCGGCGCGGCGGCGCTCCTTCGCCGACGCAAAAAGGCGTAA
- a CDS encoding SDR family oxidoreductase, with product MRAVVTGGAGFLGSHLVDRMIAADWSVIVIDNLITGNLENVGHLFGHPNFHFVKQDVTEYVYVEGDVDWVFHFASPASPIDFVRYPIPVLKVGALGTHKALGLAKHKGASFMLASTSEVYGDPLVTPQPETYWGNVNPIGPRGVYDEAKRYAEAMTMAYHNFHGLDTRIARFFNTYGPRMRLDDGRAVPSFVSQAMTGEPLTVYGDGLQTRSFAYVDDIIDGVWKLAHARFNDPVNLGNDDEMTILAFAEAVKRVTGSSSKIVFAPAAEDDPRQRRPDLTRARNVLKWEAETTLEVGLAKTIASVKDRLPTPDSRFPSP from the coding sequence ATGCGAGCTGTTGTGACGGGGGGAGCGGGGTTCCTCGGTTCCCATCTGGTGGACCGAATGATCGCGGCAGACTGGTCGGTCATCGTGATCGACAACCTGATCACCGGCAACCTAGAGAACGTCGGGCACCTGTTCGGCCATCCGAACTTCCACTTCGTCAAGCAGGACGTGACGGAGTACGTGTACGTGGAAGGGGACGTGGACTGGGTGTTCCACTTCGCCAGCCCGGCATCCCCGATCGACTTTGTGCGCTATCCCATTCCCGTGTTGAAGGTCGGGGCGCTGGGCACCCACAAGGCGCTGGGCCTGGCCAAGCACAAGGGCGCCTCCTTCATGCTCGCGTCCACCAGCGAGGTCTACGGGGATCCGCTCGTCACCCCCCAGCCGGAGACGTACTGGGGCAACGTGAACCCGATCGGGCCGAGAGGAGTCTACGACGAGGCGAAGCGGTACGCGGAGGCGATGACGATGGCGTACCACAACTTCCACGGCCTGGACACCCGGATCGCGCGGTTCTTCAACACCTACGGACCCAGGATGCGCCTGGACGACGGGCGCGCCGTGCCCTCCTTCGTGAGCCAGGCGATGACGGGCGAACCGCTGACCGTCTACGGCGACGGGCTCCAGACGCGCTCGTTCGCCTATGTGGACGACATCATCGACGGGGTGTGGAAACTGGCGCACGCCCGCTTCAACGACCCCGTCAACCTAGGAAACGACGACGAGATGACCATCTTGGCGTTCGCCGAGGCGGTGAAGCGGGTGACGGGTTCGTCCAGCAAGATCGTGTTCGCACCCGCAGCCGAGGACGATCCCAGGCAACGTCGCCCCGACCTGACGCGCGCCCGAAACGTTCTCAAATGGGAGGCGGAGACAACTTTGGAAGTAGGCCTGGCAAAGACCATCGCATCGGTGAAAGACCGACTCCCGACTCCCGATTCCCGATTCCCGTCCCCCTAA
- a CDS encoding sugar phosphate nucleotidyltransferase, producing the protein MDTIAFIMAGGVGERFWPLSRARRPKQLLRLGSRDATLLEEAVARIEPLVGRDQIFVATGRLLATPVAEARCVPEGNVLAEPAKRNTLGCLCWVAANELARGREDAAHAVLTADHKIGDPEAFRTSVAAAVETARATGGLVTLGIRPTRPETGYGYIEVDHGTTLPTGAFRVAQFREKPNAEAAREYVDSGRFLWNSGMFFWTLRGFLAELERAQPEAFATTLRIAERLRAGDASGAESAFEDLPSISIDYALMERAEQVWVHEAGFAWDDLGAWDSLGRSLGSDEGGNTQVGDVLAVDCRNTTLLNEQKGQLLAAIGVEDLAIVCTADAILVVPNKDAQRVREIVERLRAERPELI; encoded by the coding sequence GTGGATACGATTGCGTTCATCATGGCCGGCGGTGTGGGAGAGCGGTTCTGGCCCCTCTCGCGGGCCCGGCGCCCGAAGCAGCTCCTTCGACTCGGCAGCCGCGACGCCACGCTGCTCGAAGAAGCCGTGGCGCGGATCGAGCCGTTGGTCGGGCGCGACCAGATCTTCGTCGCCACGGGGCGCCTTCTCGCGACGCCCGTCGCGGAGGCCCGTTGCGTGCCCGAGGGGAACGTGCTGGCCGAACCGGCGAAGCGCAACACGCTGGGGTGCCTCTGCTGGGTCGCCGCCAACGAGTTGGCGCGGGGCCGGGAGGATGCGGCCCACGCGGTGCTCACGGCCGACCACAAGATCGGCGACCCCGAGGCGTTCCGCACGTCCGTGGCCGCTGCTGTCGAGACCGCGCGCGCGACGGGAGGGCTCGTGACGCTAGGGATTCGGCCGACGCGTCCGGAAACGGGCTACGGCTACATCGAAGTCGACCACGGAACGACCCTGCCGACCGGGGCCTTCCGCGTCGCGCAGTTTCGCGAAAAACCCAATGCCGAGGCGGCACGGGAGTATGTGGATTCCGGGCGTTTCCTGTGGAACAGCGGCATGTTCTTCTGGACCCTGCGCGGGTTTCTCGCCGAACTCGAACGCGCCCAGCCCGAGGCGTTCGCCACCACGCTTCGGATCGCCGAGCGGCTGCGGGCCGGGGATGCGTCGGGAGCCGAATCGGCGTTCGAGGATCTCCCGTCGATCTCGATCGACTACGCCCTGATGGAGCGCGCGGAACAGGTGTGGGTGCACGAGGCGGGATTCGCGTGGGACGACCTCGGGGCCTGGGACTCACTCGGCCGAAGCCTCGGCTCGGACGAGGGGGGAAACACGCAGGTCGGCGACGTGCTGGCCGTCGACTGCCGCAACACCACCCTCCTCAACGAGCAGAAGGGCCAACTCCTCGCGGCGATCGGCGTCGAGGATCTGGCGATCGTCTGCACGGCCGACGCCATCCTCGTCGTGCCGAACAAGGACGCCCAGCGCGTGCGCGAGATCGTGGAGCGGCTGAGGGCCGAGCGGCCCGAACTGATTTAG
- a CDS encoding NAD-dependent epimerase, translating to MASESTSQRAERVLVTGAAGFIGFHVCKRLLDEGRAVAGFDCVNDYYDPALKEARLAQLEGRPGWVFHRERLEDAETVNEIVAQGRFDAVVNLAAQAGVRYSLLHPQAYVSANLVGFVNVLEAVRHHGVRHLVYASSSSVYGSNTQQPFSVHDNVDHPVSLYAATKKANELMAHTYSHLFGVPTTGLRFFTVYGPWGRPDMALFLFTKAILEGRPIDVYNFGKMQRDFTYIDDIVEGVVRVTDRPARGNPEWSGDAPDPGTSRAPYKIYNIGNNNPVELMRFIEAIEDALGMKAEKNLLPLQPGDVPATSANVDDLTRDVGFHPDTPIEVGIQRFIDWYRDYYR from the coding sequence ATGGCAAGCGAATCGACGTCTCAACGCGCCGAACGGGTGCTGGTCACGGGAGCTGCAGGCTTCATCGGGTTCCACGTGTGCAAACGGTTGCTCGACGAAGGGCGCGCGGTCGCGGGGTTCGACTGCGTGAACGACTACTACGACCCCGCGCTGAAGGAAGCCCGGCTCGCGCAACTCGAGGGAAGACCCGGTTGGGTGTTCCACCGGGAGCGGCTCGAGGACGCGGAGACCGTCAACGAGATCGTCGCGCAGGGACGGTTCGACGCGGTGGTCAACCTCGCGGCGCAGGCCGGGGTGCGCTACTCGCTCCTCCATCCGCAGGCGTACGTCAGCGCCAACCTCGTCGGATTCGTCAACGTGCTGGAGGCGGTGCGCCACCACGGGGTCCGCCACCTGGTGTACGCATCCTCTTCCTCGGTGTACGGCTCGAACACCCAGCAACCCTTTTCGGTCCACGACAATGTCGATCACCCGGTCAGCCTCTACGCCGCCACCAAGAAGGCGAACGAGCTGATGGCCCACACGTACAGCCACCTTTTCGGGGTGCCGACCACGGGCCTTCGCTTCTTCACCGTCTACGGCCCGTGGGGCCGTCCGGACATGGCGCTCTTCCTCTTCACCAAGGCGATCCTCGAAGGTCGACCGATCGATGTGTACAACTTCGGGAAGATGCAGCGCGACTTTACGTACATTGACGACATCGTCGAAGGCGTCGTGCGCGTCACGGACCGGCCTGCGCGGGGCAACCCCGAATGGTCGGGAGACGCGCCCGATCCCGGGACCAGCCGCGCCCCGTACAAGATCTACAACATCGGCAACAACAACCCCGTCGAGCTGATGCGGTTCATCGAGGCGATCGAGGACGCGCTGGGGATGAAGGCGGAGAAGAACTTGCTGCCGCTGCAACCCGGGGACGTCCCCGCCACCAGCGCCAACGTGGACGATCTCACGAGAGACGTGGGCTTCCATCCGGACACCCCGATCGAAGTGGGGATTCAACGGTTCATCGACTGGTACCGGGACTACTATCGGTGA
- a CDS encoding glycosyltransferase family 4 protein → MRIALISNMFPPDSDGGLEVNALKVANGLRGRGHQVEVLTSRYRPGFVPNEPPPEWVHRVLRLAPPWSSEWTGLAGKPKLLKALIGEVSALRHNVRATDRWLTGREFDIAYCFGMSLIGPATTLPFTRRGIPAFFHQGGGYLEARYVRAPKESVFLRARRALLKMEEQVDLRYLGYVSRFLIEQGEAAGFFEAPNRGTGVRAIIPRGIEFAPRTDVERQRVVPPRLLMAGRISPIKGFHRAIEALGKLARRRPELPWSLAIAGGADNLDLVAQSGDAYLRDLHRQIQNEGMEDRVTFLGRLSRAELLEAMASSTAFISASTFGEPFANTIIEALGSGTPLIVSADGSSREVVVHEESALVFDKEDSDELAHCIERVLDDPPFGWRLAARGVQVILENYTIERILDRTEAILTEVIEHAQQERMSTGG, encoded by the coding sequence ATGCGCATCGCCCTGATCAGCAACATGTTTCCTCCAGACTCGGATGGCGGGCTGGAAGTCAACGCGCTCAAGGTCGCCAACGGGCTTCGGGGGCGCGGACATCAGGTCGAAGTTCTCACCAGTCGGTACCGTCCCGGGTTCGTGCCCAACGAACCGCCTCCCGAATGGGTGCACCGCGTCCTGAGGCTGGCTCCGCCGTGGAGCAGCGAGTGGACCGGCCTCGCAGGCAAGCCCAAGCTGTTGAAGGCGCTGATCGGAGAGGTGTCGGCGCTGCGTCACAACGTCAGGGCCACGGACCGCTGGCTGACAGGTCGCGAGTTCGACATCGCGTACTGCTTTGGCATGAGCCTGATCGGCCCCGCGACGACCCTGCCGTTCACGAGGCGGGGCATCCCCGCGTTCTTCCACCAAGGAGGCGGCTACCTCGAAGCCCGCTACGTCCGCGCGCCAAAGGAGTCGGTGTTCTTGCGCGCCCGCCGCGCTCTTCTTAAGATGGAGGAGCAGGTGGACCTCCGCTACCTGGGCTACGTGAGTCGCTTTCTGATCGAACAAGGGGAGGCGGCGGGATTCTTCGAGGCGCCGAATCGGGGAACCGGTGTGCGAGCGATTATTCCGAGGGGGATCGAGTTCGCCCCCCGAACCGACGTTGAGCGGCAAAGGGTGGTCCCTCCTCGGTTACTCATGGCAGGCAGGATCTCGCCGATCAAAGGCTTCCACCGAGCAATCGAAGCTTTGGGCAAGTTGGCTCGGAGGCGCCCGGAACTTCCTTGGTCGCTTGCCATTGCCGGGGGGGCCGACAATTTGGACCTTGTCGCCCAGTCGGGCGACGCCTACCTTCGGGACCTGCACCGGCAAATCCAGAACGAAGGAATGGAGGATCGGGTGACGTTCCTTGGGAGACTGTCCCGAGCGGAGCTCTTGGAGGCGATGGCATCGTCCACCGCTTTCATCAGTGCGTCGACCTTTGGCGAGCCCTTCGCGAACACGATTATCGAAGCGCTCGGCAGCGGCACACCGCTCATCGTGAGCGCCGACGGTTCCTCGCGCGAAGTTGTTGTCCACGAGGAATCGGCGCTGGTCTTTGACAAGGAAGACAGCGATGAACTCGCCCATTGCATCGAGCGAGTCCTCGACGATCCGCCATTTGGATGGCGCCTTGCGGCCCGAGGTGTGCAAGTGATCCTAGAGAACTACACCATCGAACGGATCCTCGATCGAACCGAGGCGATTCTCACCGAGGTGATCGAGCACGCCCAACAAGAGAGGATGTCCACAGGAGGATGA
- a CDS encoding glycosyltransferase, which translates to MADQPLVTVVIPCYKQAHWLPDAIESALAQTYPNVEVVVVNDGSPDDTSAVARSYGERVRLLEQPNTGLSGARNAGILAGRGELVAILDSDDRLHPDCLERRVALLLADPKSGMITGNVRFVDPALRDTGREGMRRDSPPDPQFRNFVRGNWGATCGTILRRSALERCGLYDPFLRACEDWDSQIRISKRYRLVYDPIPGADVREAPGSMSRGHTTMWDMAVAVMRKNRAIADDGWTYWIDSRHALFNNLLMMMNRVRLEERGARRWAVMFEFARKRPASIPYFLLWALRFGWNQLARPFRAR; encoded by the coding sequence ATGGCTGACCAACCGCTCGTGACCGTCGTGATTCCGTGCTACAAGCAGGCCCACTGGTTGCCCGACGCCATCGAGAGCGCGCTCGCCCAGACGTATCCCAACGTGGAAGTGGTCGTCGTCAACGACGGGAGCCCGGACGACACGAGCGCGGTAGCGCGCTCGTATGGCGAGAGGGTCCGGCTCCTCGAGCAGCCGAACACGGGCCTTTCAGGTGCGCGGAACGCCGGCATCCTCGCGGGTCGCGGGGAGTTGGTCGCCATCCTCGACTCGGACGATCGGCTTCACCCCGACTGTCTGGAGCGGCGGGTCGCGTTGCTCCTCGCCGATCCCAAGTCCGGCATGATCACGGGCAACGTGCGCTTCGTCGATCCAGCGCTGCGGGACACCGGACGCGAGGGCATGCGACGGGACTCGCCCCCGGATCCGCAGTTCCGCAACTTCGTGAGGGGCAATTGGGGGGCGACGTGCGGAACGATTCTCAGGCGTTCGGCCCTGGAGCGGTGCGGCCTCTACGATCCGTTCCTGCGGGCGTGCGAGGATTGGGACTCTCAGATCCGGATCTCGAAACGGTATCGGCTCGTGTACGACCCCATCCCCGGTGCCGACGTTCGCGAGGCGCCGGGCTCGATGTCGCGCGGCCATACGACGATGTGGGACATGGCGGTCGCCGTTATGAGAAAGAACCGGGCCATCGCCGACGATGGCTGGACCTACTGGATCGACTCGAGGCACGCCCTCTTCAACAACCTGCTGATGATGATGAACCGGGTCCGTCTCGAGGAGCGGGGCGCCCGGCGGTGGGCCGTGATGTTCGAGTTCGCCCGCAAACGTCCGGCTTCGATCCCCTACTTCTTGCTTTGGGCCCTGCGCTTTGGGTGGAACCAGCTCGCCCGCCCATTCCGAGCGCGCTGA